From one Balneolaceae bacterium genomic stretch:
- a CDS encoding sugar porter family MFS transporter, whose product MPKENTFYLVLITLIAATGGFLFGFDMAVISGALTFVQDQFNLTAVQEGWLVSSALIGCIIGVAASGEFSDRLGRRFAMKTAALLFFLSAVGTAAAPGFAWLITARLLGGIGVGIASNVVPLYISEIAPSHIRGRLVTCYQLAITVGILFAYISNAIVLNLTESTSSYNLWGFLEFIFVDEVWRGMFGIETVPALIFLGGIFMIPESPRWLYNQKRGDEGRSILQRIMGSKKAEESAKEIQQTLEEEEGSYRELLKPGLRKALIIGLLLPVFSQFSGINAIIYYGPRILNEAGMEVNNALLSQILLGFANMVFTFIAVWKVDSLGRRPLYLFGTAGATICLTATGYFFFIGATGSVFLLISVIAFLACFAFSIGPLKFVIASEIFPNRIRGRALALSIMAMWIADTIVGQITPMLLSAGGASATFWFFALFCIIAFWFIYKMVPETKGKSLEEIQQMWKTEI is encoded by the coding sequence ATGCCAAAAGAAAATACATTTTATCTTGTACTCATTACCCTGATTGCTGCCACCGGCGGTTTTCTGTTCGGATTTGATATGGCTGTGATTTCCGGAGCACTTACGTTTGTTCAGGATCAGTTTAATTTAACTGCAGTTCAGGAGGGATGGCTTGTTTCATCGGCATTGATCGGGTGTATTATCGGTGTAGCGGCATCGGGTGAATTTAGTGACAGACTTGGCCGACGATTTGCTATGAAAACGGCCGCTTTACTCTTCTTCCTTTCTGCTGTGGGGACTGCCGCAGCTCCGGGTTTTGCCTGGTTGATAACCGCACGACTGCTGGGGGGGATTGGCGTTGGTATCGCTTCGAATGTAGTGCCTTTATACATCTCAGAGATTGCCCCGTCCCATATTCGCGGCAGATTGGTTACTTGCTATCAGCTTGCTATAACTGTGGGAATTTTGTTTGCGTATATATCTAATGCTATTGTGTTGAATCTTACTGAAAGCACGAGTAGTTATAACTTGTGGGGTTTTCTGGAGTTCATTTTTGTTGATGAAGTCTGGAGAGGTATGTTTGGGATTGAAACAGTCCCGGCTCTCATCTTTTTAGGAGGTATTTTTATGATACCTGAAAGTCCAAGATGGTTATATAATCAGAAGAGGGGAGATGAAGGCAGATCTATCCTACAGCGTATTATGGGCAGTAAAAAAGCGGAGGAGAGTGCAAAAGAAATTCAACAAACCCTGGAAGAGGAGGAAGGTTCATACAGAGAACTGTTGAAACCTGGTTTGCGAAAGGCATTAATCATTGGATTATTGCTACCGGTTTTTTCACAATTCAGTGGAATAAATGCCATTATCTACTATGGACCCAGAATTTTGAATGAAGCGGGGATGGAAGTGAATAACGCACTTCTTAGCCAAATACTGCTCGGATTTGCAAATATGGTATTTACGTTTATTGCTGTATGGAAAGTAGACAGCCTTGGCCGTCGACCGCTTTACCTTTTTGGCACGGCAGGTGCAACCATTTGTCTGACAGCTACCGGGTATTTTTTCTTTATTGGTGCTACCGGCAGTGTGTTTTTGTTAATCAGCGTTATAGCTTTTCTGGCTTGCTTTGCCTTCTCTATCGGTCCATTAAAGTTTGTGATTGCTTCAGAAATATTCCCCAATAGAATTCGGGGTCGTGCCCTGGCGTTAAGTATTATGGCAATGTGGATTGCTGATACGATTGTGGGTCAGATTACCCCCATGTTATTGTCAGCAGGAGGGGCATCTGCTACTTTTTGGTTCTTTGCCCTCTTCTGTATCATTGCATTTTGGTTTATCTACAAAATGGTTCCAGAAACAAAGGGTAAATCGTTGGAAGAGATACAACAAATGTGGAAAACAGAGATCTGA
- a CDS encoding ROK family protein, whose amino-acid sequence MACYIALDIGGSHITSGLVNFKNSNHKVEYTFHQPIDNNATVDQLLANITDSIVNVSNQLTRSQILKGIAVSMPGPFNYKKGVSRIEHKFNSLFALDLKTSLSNILAKKDIQVDQITFLNDAQSFLLGVLHQKCIHSEKVLAITLGTGIGSASYSGGELFSGLLDENPLYNSSFKTGIAEDYFSTKWFLNQAAKKGIGNGTAISGVKELAMKAEDDQAVQQIFDHFGKNLAEYLDDLISQKQVDRIVFGGKIFHSFHLFEDSFRDLFTDKVWVQIVDNTSEYSLLGAAFDQKQNGMGGGQNKIRKSVSPVLPIHKKKEPEGYDIYPTFPLSDGKIKMGYHSLMEFIHKQGSNQIVIDGNVGTIWEEVISCLNREFISAETDVNWYCIEAAHKSESEIDSMLEGYLGGDDPLFGFHFPGQLKDFFDEQSLSQISSDKNTLSILYGTGASLAGWEAPVIYIDQPKNEIQYRSRAGSVTNIGSSDTEEPKIMYKRFYFVDWPVCNKHKQELLGQATAIGDGQRPGAITWIEGDDFRAGLERMVQSPFRVRPWFEPGVWGGHWMQDKFEGLNPDAKNYAWSFEIIAPENGVIFESDGIMLEFGFEFLLYHKNKAILGRHADEYGYYFPLRFDYLDTMDGQNLSLQCHPTLEYMKEEFGEPITQDETYYIMDAGPNAEVYLGFQEDINRDQFQDVFEECAKSKRKADVEKYVQTFPSKKHDLFLIPAGTIHCSGKNNLVLEISNTPYIFTFKIYDWQRLDLDGNPRPLNISRALENLNFSREGKSVEKDFISKSEIQEEGDNWKIVNLPTHKDHLYSIHRLEFEKSIRVDTENRFHVLNLVEGESVYIISNHQKIKLRYAETIVIPATTGEYLIENCTNGSAKIVKAFMK is encoded by the coding sequence ATGGCCTGTTACATAGCTCTTGATATTGGTGGAAGCCATATTACTTCTGGACTTGTCAATTTCAAAAATAGTAATCATAAGGTTGAATACACCTTCCACCAACCAATAGATAACAATGCAACTGTAGATCAACTGCTTGCAAATATTACTGATTCCATTGTTAATGTTTCAAACCAATTAACCCGTTCCCAGATATTAAAAGGCATCGCTGTTTCTATGCCGGGCCCTTTTAATTATAAGAAGGGTGTCAGTCGTATTGAGCATAAATTCAATTCCTTGTTTGCTCTCGACTTGAAAACAAGTCTTTCAAATATTCTGGCCAAAAAAGATATTCAAGTTGATCAAATTACTTTTTTAAATGATGCCCAGTCTTTTTTGCTGGGAGTATTGCATCAAAAATGTATTCATTCTGAAAAAGTATTGGCAATAACATTGGGTACGGGAATTGGAAGTGCCAGTTATTCGGGGGGTGAACTGTTCTCGGGTTTATTGGACGAAAATCCTCTTTACAATAGCAGCTTTAAGACAGGAATTGCCGAAGATTACTTTTCCACAAAATGGTTTTTAAATCAGGCTGCAAAAAAAGGTATTGGCAATGGTACCGCAATTTCCGGAGTGAAAGAACTGGCAATGAAAGCGGAAGATGATCAGGCAGTACAACAAATCTTTGATCATTTTGGGAAGAATCTTGCTGAATATTTAGATGATTTAATTAGCCAAAAACAAGTTGACCGAATTGTATTTGGCGGAAAGATTTTTCATTCTTTTCATCTGTTTGAAGATTCATTTAGAGATCTCTTTACGGATAAAGTGTGGGTTCAGATTGTTGATAATACATCAGAATATTCACTTTTGGGAGCTGCTTTCGACCAAAAACAAAATGGAATGGGAGGCGGACAAAACAAGATTCGAAAGTCAGTATCACCAGTGCTTCCAATACATAAGAAGAAAGAACCTGAGGGTTATGACATTTATCCCACGTTTCCGCTGAGTGATGGAAAAATAAAGATGGGATATCATTCACTTATGGAGTTTATCCACAAGCAAGGCTCCAATCAAATTGTTATTGATGGGAATGTTGGTACCATATGGGAGGAGGTGATTTCCTGTTTAAACCGTGAATTTATATCGGCAGAAACAGATGTAAACTGGTATTGTATTGAAGCAGCTCATAAATCAGAGAGTGAGATTGATTCCATGCTTGAGGGATATTTAGGCGGCGATGATCCTTTGTTTGGGTTTCATTTTCCCGGCCAGTTGAAAGATTTTTTTGATGAACAGTCACTCTCACAAATTTCATCAGATAAAAATACGCTTTCAATTCTCTACGGTACGGGTGCATCTCTTGCAGGCTGGGAGGCTCCGGTCATTTATATTGACCAACCCAAAAATGAAATTCAATATCGATCGAGAGCTGGTTCAGTTACCAATATTGGATCATCTGACACAGAAGAGCCGAAGATAATGTACAAACGGTTCTATTTTGTGGACTGGCCGGTTTGCAATAAGCATAAACAGGAACTTTTAGGCCAGGCGACGGCCATTGGGGATGGACAGCGTCCAGGGGCAATTACCTGGATAGAAGGAGATGATTTTCGTGCCGGATTGGAAAGAATGGTACAAAGCCCTTTCCGGGTAAGGCCCTGGTTTGAACCGGGGGTTTGGGGCGGACATTGGATGCAAGATAAATTTGAAGGATTGAATCCCGATGCCAAGAACTATGCATGGTCATTTGAAATCATTGCTCCAGAAAACGGAGTTATTTTTGAAAGTGACGGAATTATGCTGGAGTTCGGTTTTGAATTTTTACTGTATCACAAAAATAAAGCAATTCTTGGCCGGCATGCGGATGAATATGGATATTATTTTCCTTTGCGATTTGATTACCTCGATACGATGGATGGGCAAAATCTTTCATTGCAGTGTCATCCCACGCTGGAATATATGAAGGAAGAATTCGGTGAACCAATCACTCAGGATGAAACCTACTATATCATGGATGCCGGGCCGAATGCTGAGGTTTATCTTGGATTTCAGGAGGATATCAATCGCGATCAGTTTCAAGATGTATTCGAGGAATGCGCAAAAAGTAAACGGAAAGCAGATGTTGAAAAATATGTACAAACATTTCCTTCAAAAAAACACGATCTGTTTCTGATTCCGGCAGGCACGATTCACTGTTCGGGTAAAAATAATTTGGTATTGGAGATCAGCAACACACCTTACATTTTTACCTTTAAAATATATGACTGGCAGCGTCTTGATCTGGATGGAAATCCAAGGCCCCTGAATATAAGTCGTGCGCTGGAAAATCTGAATTTTAGCCGGGAGGGTAAATCAGTTGAGAAAGATTTTATTAGTAAATCTGAAATACAAGAAGAAGGTGATAATTGGAAAATTGTGAATCTTCCAACACACAAAGATCATCTTTATTCAATTCACCGGTTGGAATTTGAAAAATCAATCCGTGTAGATACGGAAAACAGATTTCATGTATTGAATTTGGTTGAGGGTGAGTCTGTCTACATCATCAGTAACCATCAAAAAATAAAACTTCGTTACGCCGAAACAATAGTAATACCTGCAACAACGGGAGAGTATCTGATTGAAAATTGCACAAATGGAAGTGCAAAGATCGTAAAAGCATTTATGAAATAG